In the Haloarcula salinisoli genome, GCTCCCGCAGTCCTGACAGAGCACCTGCGCTTCGAGCAACACGTCGAAGCTGTCGATGTCGAGCCGGCCCGTCGCTTGCAGGCTCTCGATGCGGTCCTCGGTGACCGACAGCGTCCGGGACAGGAGCCGCTGGATGCTCTCGATGTCCGACTGGACCTTCTCCGCGTCGGAGGGCCCCTCGTAGGTGGCGTCGCGATACTCGGTGAGGTAGCTCCGAATCGCCTGGTAGGTGACGAAATCCCGCTCCAGCGCGTCGACATCCACACCCTCGCGAGACAGCCGGGTCCGTGTCTCGGTCCTGACCCCGGCTGTCACGTCCTCGTCGGTCAACTGCTCGTAGGTCCTCTCCACGTCGCGCCGGAGCGCGTTCGACCCGGCAGCGCGCAACGTTGCTTCCAGCAGCCGTCTGTTGAACAGCGCGGCACAGTCCCGGAGACTCAGCCGCTCCGGTCCGTCGGCGGTCCACCGTCGTTCGAGTTCGTCGCCGAGTCCGTCGAGCCCGTAGCGGTCGATGCAGTTGGCGACCTTGCTGTCCGGCCGGTCGGATGGGGCCATTGGTCGTGGCTGTGGCCCGGCGCCGTATAAACGGTGGCGGCGATTCGGGCCCGCTCAGAGGCTCGCCAGGTTCTGTCGGAGTTTGATAGTCGCCGTCATCAGGGTCGTCGCGGTCATGATGACGAAGACGACCTGGATATGCAGGACGACGATGCGGTCGAGGCCGACGAGGACGGCCAGGTCGAGCGCCGGCACCAGCGCCGCAAACAGCAACACGGGAAGCAGATGGCGCAACAGCGTATCGACGACGGTGCCCTGGACGCGGGCCTCCGCCGCCCCCCGCCGGCCGTAGAGCCCGCCCGCAAGCGCAAACCCGAGGGCACTCACGCCCATGACCGCGAGCAAGAGCGGGTGCCGACCGACCAGTGCCAACCCCGCGAAGACGACGCTGACACCGACGACGGCCGCCCGGGTCAATCCCCGCTCCGAGTCGGCCTCGCTCCCGGCCGTCGCCGGGACGACGCTGCGATACAGCACCCGAAGCGCGACGGCGAGGACGAACACCGCCGCCAGGAGCAGCCCCATCTTGAAC is a window encoding:
- the rdfA gene encoding rod-determining factor RdfA: MAPSDRPDSKVANCIDRYGLDGLGDELERRWTADGPERLSLRDCAALFNRRLLEATLRAAGSNALRRDVERTYEQLTDEDVTAGVRTETRTRLSREGVDVDALERDFVTYQAIRSYLTEYRDATYEGPSDAEKVQSDIESIQRLLSRTLSVTEDRIESLQATGRLDIDSFDVLLEAQVLCQDCGSQYSVTELLEARGCDCQRA